In Lagopus muta isolate bLagMut1 chromosome 20, bLagMut1 primary, whole genome shotgun sequence, the following proteins share a genomic window:
- the BHLHA9 gene encoding class A basic helix-loop-helix protein 9, which translates to MSRAAAAWLGEPDGSEEELEVGAAPRACCRQKMWIPKGRNATACLGDTEEMKVRKRSRPARSKARRMAANVRERKRILDYNQAFNALRLALKHDLGGKRLSKIATLRRAIHRIAALSLSLHCWPCTHSECRRQGVRDGRLLPPSAVGYGCYPPESQLQCYESPQEDHPAASPVFYPVGSQQKHASNPQALPLAPLPWQLGGLQSSGFQCFPIH; encoded by the coding sequence ATGTCCCgagcagctgcagcatggcTGGGAGAGCCTGATGGCTCAGAAGAGGAGCTGGAAGTGGGGGCAGCACCGCGAgcatgctgcaggcagaagatGTGGATTCCTAAGGGGAGGAATGCAACTGCCTGCCTGGGGGACACCGAGGAGATGAAggtgaggaagaggagcaggcCGGCACGCTCCAAGGCCAGGAGGATGGCAGCCAACGTGCGGGAGCGCAAGAGGATCCTGGACTACAACCAAGCCTTCAACGCCCTGCGCCTGGCCCTCAAGCATGACCTCGGAGGCAAGAGGCTCTCCAAAATCGCCACCCTCCGGAGAGCCATCCACCGCATCGCCGCTCTGTCCCTGTCCTTGCACTGCTGGCCCTGCACCCACTCCGAGTGCCGCAGGCAGGGCGTGCGGGACGGCCGCCTCCTGCCCCCCAGTGCTGTGGGTTACGGCTGCTATCCTCCCGAGAGCCAACTCCAGTGCTATGAGAGCCCGCAGGAGGATCacccagcagccagccctgtgTTTTACCCCGTGGGGAGTCAGCAGAAGCATGCAAGCAACCCTCAAGCCCTCCCTCTTGCACCGCTCCCCTGGCAGCTGGGGGGGTTGCAGAGCTCTGGCTTCCAATGCTTCCCCATCCACTGA
- the TRARG1 gene encoding trafficking regulator of GLUT4 1, which yields MASGDAAPAGSGSGSGSGTVLPSRLQETEKLLAATEGREGLRGSKSFTAALAGEAERNGHGLSYKSVSVGHLEAAPLSPSRLSLGRASSTATSTAAADQGRPRDYLVLAIFSCFCPVWPINVVALVFSIMSRNSGQQGDVDGARRLGRMARLLSIVSIVLGTIIIVLYVSLSVRVS from the exons ATGGCGAGCGGCGACGCCGCGCCCGCGGGCTCGGGCTCCGGCTCGGGCTCGGGCACGGTGCTGCCCAGCCGCCTCCAGGAGACCGAGAAGCTGCTGGCCGCCACCGAGGGCCGGGAGGGCCTCCGGGGCTCCAAATCCTTCACGGCCGCGTTGGCCGGCGAGGCGGAGCGCAACGGGCACGGGCTCTCCTACAAGTCGGTGTCGGTCGGGCACCTGGAGGCGGCTCCGCTGTCGCCGTCCCGGCTCAGCCTGGGCAGAGCCTCCTCCACCGCCACCAGCACGGCGGCTGCCGACCAGGGCCGCCCGCGGGACTACCTGGTGCTCGCCATCTTCTCCTGCTTCTGCCCCGTTTGGCCCATCAACGTGGTGGCCCTCGTCTTCTCCATCATG TCGCGCAACAGCGGGCAGCAGGGGGATGTGGATGGAGCCCGGCGCCTGGGCCGCATGGCCCGCCTGCTCAGCATCGTCTCCATCGTGCTGGGGACCATCATCATCGTGCTCTACGTCTCGCTCAGCGTTCGAG tttcctAG